CAAATAAAGTTATATTTTTAAATAAAAAATGAAATAAAAATTTTCCTTCTTCTCCTGACATTCTTCCACGTATTTTATACTGATTAGTTTCTAATATAGAAAATTTAGATATTTTAATATCAAAATTTTGTAAGTATTTGTTGTTATTAGTGGCATCTATTCGAGCACATTCTCCTGAAACTTCCACTTCATCTCCATAATCAACTGCACGAATTTGATGAAATTCTAACCTTGGTTCAATAAAACCTTTCAAAGAATAATTTGAATATGCCGAACATATAATGGCCCCAAGAGTGAGATAGTTTTTTTTCACTACGTAAAATTCACCGAGCTCTACTGTTGCAAAGAGAGACTGAAATATTAAAATGCCTAGAAACATCCCTTTTTTAAGCATGATTAATGCTACGAAAATGAACTCTATGATGACAACTAACAAAGGCCTACATTAATCGGCAATATTTACTTAGTCGCTTGCCTCCAATGACATTGATATGATTTCAGAACCAATTTGGACCTCGAAAGGATATTTGAGGAGTTTTTATGCAATGGATTGCCTTCTTTTTAGTTTTTCTTCTCTATTCATGTTCAAAGACTCAGTACAATGTAAGAGTTAAAGCACCCATTAATGAAAACTTTGCGGGCATTATTACAAAATGTGTTCCTCGAGCAGACATAGAAAAGGCCATAACAAATGAAGGTCTAAGTTATAGAGTCTTAAGTGAAAAAGATAATTTATTTGAAATATATGGTAGTAATGAAAACGATCTAAAAGAATTATTCGCTAATATTAATAAGAAGGCCAAATTTGTAAAAAACAAATTTATTAGGTCTCGTACAAAGGTAGATGATTTAAATGTTTCTCAATTTATGTATGGCCCATGGAGCTTAAGCGACTTATATGATGATTTTCATCACCTCAAACAAATAAATAAAGATATGATCCCAAAAAAATTTAACGGAAAAGGTGTTACTATTGCTATTTTAGACACTGGTATCGCAATGGCACATGTTGACCTTAGTGGCCAAATTAAAGTGAATGATAAAGAAGTTTCAAAAAATGGAAAAGATGACGATCAAAACGGTTATATTGATGATTACCAAGGATGGGATTTTGTTAATTGGGACAATTCCCCTCAAGATGATCATGGGCATGGAACACATGTGGCCGGAATTGCTGCAGGTAAAATTGCAGGAGTTGCACCCGGGGCCAAAATTTTACCTGTAAAAGTGATGAATGCTGATGGATCAGGAGATATTGGAACTATTGTGGCCGGTATTCGCTATAGTATTGATCAAGGAGCAAATATCATAAATCTTTCTTTGGGAAGTACATTCATTATTCCACATGAATTAATACAATTAATAAATGAAGTCACAAGAGCTGCTGACAAGGATG
The nucleotide sequence above comes from Halobacteriovoraceae bacterium. Encoded proteins:
- a CDS encoding S8 family serine peptidase, with product MQWIAFFLVFLLYSCSKTQYNVRVKAPINENFAGIITKCVPRADIEKAITNEGLSYRVLSEKDNLFEIYGSNENDLKELFANINKKAKFVKNKFIRSRTKVDDLNVSQFMYGPWSLSDLYDDFHHLKQINKDMIPKKFNGKGVTIAILDTGIAMAHVDLSGQIKVNDKEVSKNGKDDDQNGYIDDYQGWDFVNWDNSPQDDHGHGTHVAGIAAGKIAGVAPGAKILPVKVMNADGSGDIGTIVAGIRYSIDQGANIINLSLGSTFIIPHELIQLINEVTRAADKDVLFVAASGNGGGDQVGDCNEDEHHYPSDIENENVISVASINEFDELSTFSNYGPVSVDLAAPGDSVDGGILSTSFGNGIEFDAYERMRGTSMATPIVAGAAAILKQHGQNLKVNELIQLILENVDKTDELMPLLKSGGKLNLSKAFFNQD